The Haloarcula limicola genomic sequence GCCCGACGCCACGCTCTGACGGCAGTCCCGGAGGTATCGACGGCGTACGCTCTCTCGCTATCGAGCCAGCGGGAGCGAGTAACTCCGTTCGCGCTCCAGCACGGCGTCCCACGTCGCCTCGCACTCGCAGTCGACCTGCTCGAAGACGCTGGGGTCCTGCCGAAGGTCGAAGTCCTTGATGGCCCGCTGGACGCGGTCGTCGCAGTCGCCGCAGTTGTGCGGGCCGCGGTCGCTGCCGTGACCGACGGGGTCCGAGACGACGATGACGTCCTCGTCGGCGGTCGATTCGAGCACCTCGGCGACCGACCAGAGCCACGGCGGCCGGTAGCCGCCGTCGTGGTACAGCTCCTCGACCATCGTGTAGCGCTGGACGTTACAGGGATTCATCGAGACGGTGTGACAGCCGTCGACGGCGGCGCACCGCCTGACCGATCGTTTCATGTCCTCGACGGCCTCCGACTCCGAGAGGAACGGCGGCTTCATCAGGAGATACGCCTTGATACCGGCACCGGCGTCTTCGGCCTCTTCGCACGCGTCTTCGAAGTCCGCGAAGTCGAAGTACTTGTTCACGCTGTCGTGGCGCACGCGGTCGGTCGCGGTTTCGAGGCCGACGGCCACGTCGGTGTCGAGGCCGACGTCGACGAAGTCGGCGACGCGCTCCGCCTCGACGAAATCGGGCAGGGACTCGACGACGATCCGCTCGCGGTCGGCGAACGTATCGGCGATGGCCCGCCGCGTCTCTGCGGGGACTTCCCGCTCGTCCAGGAAGCTCCCGGAGGTGTAGATCTTGATGAGACCCGACTTCCCGTCGGCGTTCTCGGTCTCGTGGTCCAGACAGTGCTGAATCTGGGCCATCAGGTCCTCGTGGGCGACGCTGCCGCCCTCGACGCTTTCGGCGACGTAGCCGCACATCGTACAGCCGCCGGCGCGCGCCCACCGGCAGCCGCCGGTGTTCAGGATGATCGTCAGGCTCTGGTACACCCCGCTCGGCGTGTTGTCCTCGTCTATCCAGACGCGGGTCGGTTCTCGCGGGTCGTACGTCGAGTCGTTTCGCGAGCGCACCTCGCGCATCACCGAGTTGTGGGCGTCCATGCCCTTGCCCTGCTCGTAGACGTCGGGACTGGGCTTGCTCATTGTGCCGGGGTAACCGACGGGCGCGTAAATCCGCTTCGACCGCTCGCTACCGGGCGTCATCTATTCTTGGGTTTCTAACTATTCGACGATTCGATAGCTGATTTCGAGCTCTCATTCCGTCTTCGGAGATGCATTCTATCGGAATTACATCGTCCGTATGCCCCGATTTCTACCTATCAGGAATCGTCTGTCATGCTAAAACGTAGAGGATTCGTAATTATCCTACTATCGAAAGGAATGTCCGTTCCGACGCTAACCGAGGGAGTAGAGGCTACACTCGTCGCCGATGTATTCGCTACTCTCATCCGCAAGTGAACCGCTGTTCGAAGTCGCTATCGCACTGGGGCTACTCTGTCTCAGTTTCGGAGCGATGCTCGCCGTCCTCACGGGAGCACACCTCCGTTCGAGAGCGATGGACTCTCTGGACGAGCGTTCGGCGGACTGGGAGCGAAACAGGGCCGACTGAGCGCAGATAGCGTTTCTCACCGCCTGTACCACAGCCACGCCGCGCCCGCGAGGCCCGCGCCGACCGCGTTGGCGAGAAAGTCGAGCCAGCTCGTCCCCCGAGAGGGAACCAACCCTTGCAGGAGTTCGATGCCTGCGCCGTAGGCGATAGCGACGCCCGCGAGCGCGGCGACGACGGTGACCTTTCGGGCGGTCCGCCCCCACGCGAGCAACCCCGTGAGCGCCCCGTAGCTGAGCGCGTGAACCCACTTGTCCGGCTGGATGCCGAGCAGCGCCGGAACCTGTCCGCTGGCACCGCTCGGCAGCGGCAGCAGCGACGTGACCAAGAGGAGGGTGGCGAACGCTATCGCGGGCAGGTGCCGTCGCGTCGCCGTCCGAGCCATACAGAGAATTAGCGAGTTCGGGCGATAAGTCGACCGGTCCACGGACCAGTTCTACATCGACCAACGGACCGGCTACAGTTTACCGCTCCTCGACGTGGCGCATCTGGACGGCGATGCCGCGCGTCGAGGACTGCATCTCGGGACCGCTCATCTCCGCGCGGCCGACGCCGAAGGCGGCGTCGCCCCGTACCACCACGTCGTCGCCGACGCGAATGTCGTCGCCGGCGTCGACGATGCCCGGCGCGAGCACCGAGCCGTGGGGGACGAACGGTTCGATCTCGACGGTTTTGGTCGGCACGTCGCTCTCGGCCCAGCGGCGAGCGCCAGCGGTGGTAAACGAGAGGACGCCGTACTGTTGGGCCAGCGTCGCCAGTTGCTCGCCGTCCTCGTCTTCCGCTCGCAGTTGCGGGTACCGCCCCGCGGTCTGGATGTCGGCGAACAGCTCGTCGCCGGCCCCCTCCCCGAACTGATAGTCGGCGACCGCTCGGATGGTGTTGGCCTCGCGGGTGGATTTCCGGTAGGTGTCCCACCCTTCGAGTTCGGCCGCGAGGTTCCCGAGCGAATCGGCCGTCGTTGGGTGGTCGGAGACGGTGTAGGTGAAGTCGAGACCGAGCGAGTCCTCGACGCGTTCGCAGATGTCGCGGTAGCCCTCGCCGGGGACGTGGGCGATTATCTCGGGGTAGTCGGCGTCTTCGAGGTAGCGTTCGAGCACTCGGGAGACGAACTCGATCTCGTTGGCGCTCCAGCGGCCCGTCACCACGGAGTCGTAGTGCTGGGCGGGGTAGGTGAGTTCGAGTTCCTGGGGGACGACGCCGATCGGCGAGGTCATCGAGACCATGTGGGCGCGCCAGTGGACGGCGTCGTGGTACTGCTTGTGGCTCTGTGAGTCGCTGTAGGGTTTGCGCGCCGAGCAGGGGACGATGACCAGCGGCCGGTCGTCGAACCGCGGGACGTAGCGCTCGGTGACGCGCTGGGCGAAGCGCTGGATCTCGACGCGCCGGATGGCGTCCTCGGTGGCCGCCGAGAGCTGCGCGCGCCGAATCAGGGGCGTGCGCTCTTCGACGTAGCCGTACTCCTGGTCGAGTCGGCGTACCGTCGCCGTCAGCCAGTTGTCCTGGCGGGCCTGTCCCTCGACGTAGTCGCGCAGGCGGCCGTCCCGAATCCGGCGACGGACCCGCCGGAGTTCCGCCGCGAGCGCGTTGACGTTGTGGGCGACGCAGTCCTCGCGGGTGAACTCCTCGCGGGGCACCTGACAGGCGGGACACGAACAAGGGAATTCCTCCAGGTCTTCGAGGAAGTACGCCTCGTCGGTCGTCAGGTAGCGGCCCTCGGTCCCGCGAATCACGGCCCGGTCCGGGTCCACCAGATCGACGCCCGCGTAGACGAGCGTGGCGACGTTGCGCGGCGTGGCGACGCCGGGGAGGTACAGCGCGGTATCGGCGGGCGTGCTCTCGCGCGTGGTCGTCACGGCGTCGACGAACGCCGCTGCATGGCCGACGTACCCCGGCGCGCCCGAGAGGACGTAGGCGTCGCTGCCGTGGTCGGTCGCGGTTCGCGGCGAGACGACGGCGGCGCTCGGGTAGTCCACGTCGGGGTAGGAACCGGCGAAGGCGTCCTCGACCTCGTCGGGCGTCCCGGCCGGTAGCCCTCGATGCGGGAGTATCGTCACCTGCGAATCGTCGCCCTCGGGTGCCTCCTGTGCCTCGGCCCAGAGCCCGCCCGCGTCGGCGAGAACGGCGTGGACGTCGCCGGGAGTCGTCGCGTCAGCGCCGTCCACCAGCGCCGGCGTCGTCACGGACTCGGCGAGGCGCAACTCGCCCAGTCGCGCGGCCCCGTCGCGCTCGTGGACCTCGAAGTAGTCGGTCATGCGGAGTCGTCGGCCGCGCGCGACCAACTATCTTGCCTTTGGACCGGCAACAGTAATCCCCGTCGCGTCCGAAGGCGGAGGTATGCGGGTCACTGTCTACGGCCAACTTCGAAGCGCCACGGGCGAGAAGACGGTGAGCGTCGACTTCGAGGGCGGGACGGTCCGCGACGCGCTGTCGGCGTTCGCCGACGAGTATCGGCGGGCCGAACGTCAGCTCTTCGAGGGCGACGACGTCGCGCCGAGCGTCCGTCTGGCCGTCGACGGGGAGGCGGTCGACCCCGACGACGACTGCCCGCCCGACGCCGAACTCGCCGTCCACCCGCCGATGCGGGGCGGGTGACCGTGCCGTGGGGTTTTGACCGTCGGGCGGTAACCGGGGGACATGGTCGGCTCACGAACCGTCACGGCGCTCGTCGGCCTCCTCGGTAGCGCAGTCGTCACCGCGGCGCTGTGGTGGTACTTCGACAGCCTGTTGATCTTCCTCTTTCTCCCGTTCGTCCCGTTCCTGTTTCGCGGGTTGGGCGGCGAGTCCGAACGCGAACTCCGGGAGTGCCCCCAATGCGGATTCCAGACCGAAGCCGCCGAGTTCGACTACTGCCCGCGGGACGGGACGCGACTGGAACGCCGGCGCTGACTCCCTGCTCTCGCCTGCCGCACGCTCATGCCGCGTTCGGGAGTAGCCGACGTGTGGAGTTAACCGATCTCATCCGGACGGATTCGGGCGCGGCGGCGACGGACGAGTCGACGAGCGACTCGTCGAGGCTGACGCCCGGACGCGCGGCGCTGCTCGGAGTGAAGGGTGGGCTCATCGCCACGGCCGTGATGACGCTGTACCGGCTCCCGCTCTTCCGCGCGCTGCCGCCGACGGCGGAGTTCTGGGCGAAGTACGTCGGGAGCGGGGAGGCCGACGAGTACTTCGCGGAGAGCCTGCTGTTGCACTTCCTCTACGGGGCCGTCGGCGGCGGACTCTTCGGAGTCGGGTTCGGTCGGTTCGACTTCGGCGGGGAGGACGAACGGCTACGCGGCGGGCTCGTCACCGGGTTCGTCTACAGTCTGTTCATGTCAGTGTTCGGGACGACAGTCGTCTTCCCGGTCCTCCTCGACGAGTCCATCGAGCACGACGAGAAGCTCGTCTTCCACGCCGGCCACGTCGTCTACGGCCTGTCGCTGGGAACCTGGCTCGGGTCCCGGAACGCCTTCGGCGAAGTGTACGAGTGAGGAGCTCAGGTGGCCGACTCGTCGTCCGCGATCGAGAGGTCGCCGAGGTCGACGGCCTCCAGTTCCTCGACGGCCGGCGCGTCGAGCACGTCGCCGTCGCAGTCGAAGCGGGAGCCGTGACACGGGCAGTCCCACGACCGCTCCCCGTCGTTCCACTCGACGAGACAGCCCAGGTGAGTGCAGCGAGCGGAGACGGCGCGTAGCTCGCCGTCCGCGTCCCGCGAGACCCCCACTGGCGTCGTGCCGTCCCTGACGACGGTCCCCTCGCCCCGGCCCAGCGACTCGACCCTCTCGGCCGGCGACGGTTCGAGGCGGTCCCCGACGAAGTGCCGCATCGAGTCGGCGTTGTAGTGGAGGAACGCCCGCATCGACGCGCCCACCTGCAGGCGGTTCGGGTCGTAGACGTCCCGCCATGACGGCTCCCGACCGAGGACGAGTTCGGAGAGCAGGCGACCGGCGGCGACGCCGTTGGTCAGCCCCCAGCCGCCGAAGCCGGTGGCGACGTAGACGTGGTCCGAGCGGGGCGTGTGCGGGCCGACGAAGGGCACCTCGTCGACGGAGGTGTAGTCCTGCGTCGACCAGCGGTATTCGATCGACTCGACGTCGAAGCGCTCGCGGGCCTGCCGTTCGAGCGCCCGATACCGCTCCTCGGTACTGCCGCCCTGCCCAGTCTGGTGGTTCTGCCCGCCGACGAGCACCATCGACTCGTCGCCGCCCGGACGGGGCCGAACCGAGAAGTACGGTTCTTCGGAGTGGTAGTACATCCCCTCGACGGGGTCGTCGCGCACCCGCGCCGCGACGACGTAGGAGCGCTTCGGATACAGGCGGCTGAAGTACAGCGCGCGGTCGACGAACGGGAAGTTGGTCGCCATGACCACGTCGTCGGCGATCAGGTCGCCGTACTCGGTCCGAACGCGGCAGGGCTCCCCGTCCTCGACGTCGAGTGCCTTCGTGTTCTCGAAGACGTAACTCCCGTCGCCCGGGATGTCCCGGGCGAGGGCGAGCAGGTACTTCCGGGGGTCGAACCGGGCCTGCTCGTCGAAGCGAACGGCCGCCTCGACGTCGTAGGGCAGCGGCGTCGATTCCGTGTAGGTGGCCGGGAGTCCCACCCGCCTCGCGGCGTCGACCTCGTCGCGGACGTCCCCGCGACTGTCGCGCGAGGTCGCGTAGGTGTAGGCGGGCGTTCGCTCGAACTCGCAGTCGATGTCGCGGGCCTCGACGGTCGCCTCCACCTCGTCGATGGCCGCCTGATTCGCCTCGGCGTACTGTCGGGCCTCCGTCGCGCCGAAGTGCTCGAGTAAGTGGTCGTACCGCAACCCGTGCAGCGAGGTGAGCTTCGCCGTCGTGTGGCCGGTCGTGTCGGTCAGGATGCGATCCCGTTCGACGAGCGCGACGGACTGGCCGGCCGCTTCGAGTCTCGTCGCCGTCGCGATACCGGCGATACCGCCGCCGACGACGACGGTGTCGACCGAGAGGTCGCGCTCCAGTTGGTCGTAGGTCGTCGGCGACGACGCATCGAGCCAGATGGATGTCGACGCCTTCGCCGGACCGCCGTCAGAGTCGATGTCGTTTCGTACCATGGACTGTCCGGGACGACAGGAGCGACCGAAAGCGCGCACTCGCTGAGAAACGCCTGCCCGATCGAGCGACGTACGAAGGTTCCAGCGGCTACTATCGTGCCCGGACGTGGTTCGGGTATCGGGCGGAAAAGTCCGAGGCAGGCACGTGCCAGGGTGGGTTTACCGACGAGCGGTGAGCGGGCGCGGCGAGGCTCAGTCTCGTCGCTCGGCCACCAGTACGCCGACCTGATCGGAGACCATCTCGACGGCCGTGACGGCGTACCCGGCGTCGGTGAAGGCGTCCGCGAGCACCCCGACCGTCGCCGGGTCGTCGACCTCGGGGCTGTAGAACGGGTCCTCGGGGTTCGGTTCGCCGAAGAACATCACGTCGCCCAGCACGATTCGGCGCGGCTCCAGCCCGGCGATGACGTCGATGGCCTCGCGCTTCTCGTCGTCGCCCAGGTGGTGCATGGCGAAGTTCGAGGTGACGATATCGACCGGGCCGTCGAAGTTCGGGTCGCGGAACCGGCCCTCGCCGAACTCGACGTTCTCGACGCCCTGCGCGTCGGCTTTCTCGCGGGCCCGTTCGAGCATCCCCCCGCTAATGTCCCGACCGACGACCGAGTCGGCGGCCTCGGCGACGCCGAGGGCGATCGCGCCCGTGCCGGTTCCCAGGTCCAGCACCGCGTCGTCGGGGCGGGGGTCGGCGTGTTCGACGACGAGGCTCGCACAGGCACGGTACTCCGGGGAGTTCTGGCTCTCGTCGTAGTCGGCGGCGTGGTCGGAGAAGCGGTCGGCGTGTTCGTCGAGGGACTTCTTCATACGTGCCGCTACGGGCGGTAGCGTGAAAGGCGTCGCGGACTCGGACGACGCCGGGGGCGGGGTGCCCCAGCGGGATCACGCGCCGGTCGCCGCGCGGGCGACGGCGCGCCGCGGCCGGCTACAGGTCGTACTGCTCGCGGACGAGGTGGTCAAGCCCCCGCGCTTCGAGGCGGTCCATCGGCGCGAGCATCGTCAGCTGGACGACCCCCGGCAGGCGACCGATCTCGACGCCGCCGGTGAACGTACAGCGCGTCCGGACTTCGCCCTCGGACATGTCCAGTAGCGCGCCCGCCCGGTCGAAGGCGTTCTCGGTGGCGTCGTTGACCGTCGCACCGGACCCGACGACCTGTATCGGTCCCATCTCCGTCTCGACGTCGACGCCGTACTCCTCGCCCAGGGCTTCTCCGGCCGCGACGTCCTCGTCGGTGTAGGGCTGGGCGATGTGAGGCAGGTCCTCCTCGTTCGGCAGGAGGACCGGGCCGTCGATGTCCAGTCCCTCGATGACCTCCACCTCGAACTCGGCGCGGCCGCTCACGTCGGTGGTGTGGAGCGCGAGTTCGCCGTCGCCCTGGTTGGCGTGCATGTCGCCGACGTAGATGCCGCCGCCGTCGACCTTCACGGGGCAGAGGAGTATCGCCCCCTCGCGGACGGCGTTGATGTCCATGTGGCCGTCGGTGCGGTCGGCGAGTTCGTCCTCGCTGTCGAGTCCCCAGTCGTGGTCCGCGCCGATGAGGAACTGCCCGAAGTCCCCGGCGTTGTGCGAGTCCGGTAGCTCGATGGGCGGCGTCGTCCCGATGTTGCCGAGGAACGGTCGGAGGTGGCCGAGCGTCCCGGGCATCTCCGAGGGCTCGTACAGCAGGATGGGGTGCTGGCGGGAGTTCTCCGGGAGCGCCATCGCCTCGTCCGCTCGCTCGGCGAGGCCGTGTGCGGCCTCGCTGTCGACCGTCAGCCCGACTTCGCCGTCGTGGTCGAACACCGCGGTGATGCCGTACTCGAAGGCGAACGAGGAGGCGTTGGCACCGCACTCCGCGCAGCGGATCGCCTCCTCGCCGGTCCCCTCGACGACGCTCTCGGGCCACTTGGCACCGCACTCTGGACACTTGTGATCGACGAACGGGTCGTCGCCGAACGCGCCCTCGCGTTCCGCCATCGACCCGGTGCTGGTGGCGACGCTCGTCACCTCGATGTCGCGGATGCGGATGGCGATGGCGTCGCCGACCGCCGCGCCGTCGACGCGGATGGGTTTCGTCACCTCGTGGCCGCCCCGGAACTCCGGGGTTATCATCGGCCCCCAGCAGGCAGGCGGCGTGTGCGTTCTGACCGTTCCGCCGTCGGCGACCGTCCCGGCCCACTCCTGCTCCGGGCCGACCAGTCCGAGCGTGTACTCGTCGACTTCGAGCTCTTGCGTGACTTGCTGTGACATACCATGATTCGGTTAGGTGTAGAACAGGATAAACGTACGCCTCGGGCTCGGTTACGCGAACGGGAAACCGGGGGAAGACGGGACGTTCCCGCTCGCTTCGCCCCTCGTTCCGACTCGAAGCCGCTCCTCTCGGTCACGCGTCCCTCGCTACTCTCTCGCGTGCAGGTCGCGAAGCCGAACCCGCTGCGGGACCCGCTCCAGCGCCGTCGCCGCCCAGTCGTCGTGGACCAGCGTGAACGACACGTCGGGGTGTAACTCGACGAGTCGGGCGACGCCATCGGCCGCGGCCTCCTGGGCCGCCCGGTCTGTCCGGTCGGGGACCTCGGCGGTCAGCGGGTACGTGTCGCCGAGTTCCCGCGGATACGGACCGAACGGCGGCCGGACGCCCCACGTCTCGTCGTAGCGGTCGTTCGACCCGCCCTCGGTCAGCAACACCTCGTCGGCGTCGATATCGAAGCGATCGAGTCGCTCGTGGTGGCGCAACACTTCCGGTCGGCGCGCGCTCTCGGCGGAGGTGTGGAAGAACGTCCCCTTCGAGACGCGGTCGGTGCGTTCGAGTTGCTCGGCGTGGTCCAGTAGCGCGCGGTAGCCGTCGAGCATCGTCGGGTGACCGCGGGCGCGGGCGTCGACGAGTTCCAGCAGCGTCCCCGAGCGGATGGCCTGTCGGACGGTCCGGATCTCGCCGTAGGTGACGTGGAGGTTGTGACGAGCGAGCAGTTCGCCGCGGACCTTCTCGGCCATCCCGGCCAGTTCCGCGGGCGTGTGGTCGGTACAGACCGGGCAGTGACACGGGAAGTACTCCATGTCGTCGAGGTGCTCGGTGCCCCGCACGGTGAGGTAGCGGTCGTCGCGAGCGTACAGCGCGTACGCCGCCGAGTCGAAGAGGTCACAGCCCAGCGCGGCGGCCATCGCGAACATCATGGGGTGGCCCGCGCCGAAGAGGTGGACCGGCCCGGACTCGCCGAGACCGCGCTTGCAGGCGGCGACGACGTCGGCGAGGTCGGCGTAGCGGTACTCGTTCATCAGCGGGACGACTGCCCCGAGCGGGAACACGTCCAGTCCCGTCGACTTGGCGTCTCTCGCGGCCCGTTCGCGAAGGTCGGGATACGTCGACCCCTGGACGGGCGCGGTGACGAGCATTTCGCCGGTGTCCGCGTCGACGGCTCGTTCGAGCCGTTCCTGTGTGGTCGCCAGTTCGGCTTCGGCCTGTTCGCGCTCCACGTCCGGCGGCGTCGGAATGTCCACGGGCGTCCCGATGTCGCTCCCGATATCGCGTTGGAACCGCAGTATCTCCTCGGTCGTCACGTCGATCTCGCCGTACTCCGAGAGCTGGAAGGAGCCGGAGTCGGTCATGATCGCGCCCGAGAAATCCAGCAGGTCGTGGAGGCCGCGGTCCAGCGCGGGGTCGCGGAGATCGTCGGAGCCGTGTAAGATGTAGCTGTTCGTGATGAGGATCTCCGCGCCGAACTCCGCTTCGAGCGTCGACGGCTCGATAGTTTGGACGTGCGGGTTCACCACGGGGAGGATGGTCGGCGTCTCGACGGTGACGCCGGCCCGCGGGACGGTCAGTTCGCCCAGCCGACCCGCGGCGTCGTAGGCGCGGACCTCGAAGTTGGTCATTGTCCGTCGTCGGCGGGGCGCGCGCCTAAGAGTTGTGTTCCGGGTCGAGAACTCACCGCTCGAACAGCGCGTAGTACATGACGCCGACCGCCGAGCGACCGTCGCGGAGGTCCCCCGACCGGACGCTCTCGACCAGTTCGTCGAACGCCGTCGTCTCGACGCGGATGGACTCGTTGAAGTCGAGGTCCTGTTCGGCACTCGGTTCACAGCCCTCGGCGACGAAGTAGTGAAAGACCGAGTCGGCGTAGCCGTTTGCCGGTTCCGCGGTGTAGAGATGCGATACCGAATCAGCCTCGTAGCCGGTCTCCTCGCGGAGCTCCCGGTCAACGGCGGCCGCGGGTTCGTCGTCGTAGCCCTCCATGCTCCCCGCCGGGAGGCCGCGGTTGAGTCGGTGGACGGCCTGTCGCCACTCCTCGATGACGACCACGTCGCCGTCACCGGTGAACGGCAGTATCACGACGCTGTCGCCCTCCCGCAGGAAGTCGAAGTCCGTCTCGCTCCCGTCGGGGAGGCGAACGTCCTCGTGAACCACGTCGAAACCCGGACAGGAGTAGGCCGTTTCGGCCGCGAGCGTCTCCCAGGCGAGGTCGTCTGACATACCGGGGCTGGGGCCGGGACCGCCAAACCGGTGACGGTCCCGGCCACAAAGTGTACCCGTCTCCCGTCCGAAAATGGGGCGGAATGAAAGCATCCACGCTCGTACTCATTTTCGGCGCTCTCCTGTTCGTGATCCCGATTCCCGGCACGTTCATCGCCGGCGCACTCGTCCTGCTGGCCGGTGCGGTCGTCCGGTGGCTCGGCTCCTGATCGGCCACGGACGAGCACGGGCAGTCCGGTCTCTCCGTAGCCGACCGTCATGCGGGGAGTTCGACACCGAACAGGTGTCTCCACACCGCTTCTGAGACAGAGAACCCGCTCGTAGCGACGCCGCTCGTCGGCGTCGCGAACTTGGGCGAACCCGTCGATACCTGTCGGCGCGATCGCGACGGCGCTCACTACGAGGCCCGGTCCTATCGAAGCCCCGACCGCACGTCGACGAAGGTGACGTATCGTCGGAGTAGATACCAGGGGGTGACCAGCAGCGCGCCCACGGCGTTCGCGTAGGCGTCCCCCAGCGAGAGATACCGGTCGGGGCGAAACGACTGACCGACCTCGATACCGATGCCGTACAGAACGGCGACGGCGACGACGGTCAGCGCGGTCCACCGTCGCTCCAACGACCAGTCAGTAGTCGCGTAGACCAGCGTTCCGGCGAGCGCCGCGTACGCGACGAGGTGTCGCCACTTATCGAGCGGAATGAGAGTCAGTTTGACGTCGTCTATCGGGGTCGCCGGCGGGGCGACGACGACTGACGTGTAGAAGATGAACCCGCCGACGAGAGCGACGGCGCTCCATCGCAACCAGCGCGGGAGCAGTGGCAGCCGAACAGTCATCGCTTGGCTTCCCTCGTCGGCACGTTCTCAAAAGCGTTTCTTCAGGCGTCGGTTCAGTAGTCGGTGAACCCGTCGGTATCGAGGTAGTTGTGCGCGACGGTGATCGCGTGGTCGGCGTGGAGGCGCTTCGGTCCCAGCGAAACCCGCTCGTCCGCTCGCTCGGCCAGCAACGCGGCTTCGTCCTCGGTGAAGTCGTGATGATCGGAGAGGACGAACAGCGGATTCGCGGGCGGGTCGACGGAGACGACCGGGTCGCCGTCCTCGTGCAGTTGGACGACGGTGCTGTCGCGGGCCGCGTCCTCCAGCGTCCCCTCGAACCCGCGGCGGGTCAGCGAGACGCCGGGCGAGGTCTCGACCGGGACGTGGCCGATGGCCTCCTCGCGCTCTTCGAGGGCGTTCCGGACGAGCGCGGCCGTCGACCGCTCGTCGGGGTTGAGTCGGCGCAGGTCGCTCCCCTCGAACGTGACCGTGTACTCGTCGGCCAACACGAGGTGGGCGCGGACGTCCTCCCGGATGTCGTGGCTCAGGAAGAAGGCGCTGTTGACACACCGACAGAGCACGTCCAGACGGCCTGCGGCCCCGGCGAGGTCGTCGAGCGAGAACTCCGGCGCTGTCGGGGCGTCGTGACCGACGACGACGAACTGGCGCATAGCTAGCGGTTTCGGCAAGCGCGGTTACGTGTATCGGATTCGGTCACCGGAGAGACGAAACGGAAGAGAATAGAGAAACCGCACTACCCCGCTCGGCCCGTACCCGGCCGAGTTACCCGTCAGTTACCTCGCGGTAATCGCTCGCGTTCAGTCGTCGCGCTGGTTTCGAAGCAGTTCCGCGTAATAGGACTGCATGACGTCGACGGCTTCCTCCCAGTGCTCCTCGCTCTTCATGTCGTGGAGCTCGATGCCGACGAGGTAGCGGGCGGGGAGCGGACCGAGACCGTGTCGGCTGGAGCCCCGCTTGTGGGGGTACTCGGGGGCGTCGAGCGCCGCGCGGACCTCGTGGAGCTGTGCGCGCATGTGGGGCGTCCAGTAGTCGCCGCCGGTCTTGTGCTTTCGCCAGCCGTCGGTGGTCGCCGTCGCGTACTCGCGGGACATGCCCACGATGTCGGCGCGGCGCTCGAGACAGTCGACGACGGGACTCCAGTCGGCGTCGTCGAGCGGGTCGCGGTCGAGCGAGCCGTCGTCCTTCACGTACGGCTCTTCGACGTCGTCTTTCGCCCACAGCGCGTCGACGTAGGCGGTCGCGGCTCGGTACGCCTCTTCCTCGGAGAGGTACGGGAACTGGTAGCGATCGACCTCGAAGAACGCCTCAATGCACGCCTCGCGCTGGCGGTCGTCGTGAGTGATGAAGCCTTTGCAGATGTTCTCTGACATGTGCTCGGCGAGGTCGTCGATGGAACGGTCGGGAGCGTCTGCAACGGTCTCGGTTCGTGCGTCCTTCTGGGTGAGTTGCGTGGATGACATCGGTTAGGTCCTGTCTAAACACATCTTGCCCGCTTTCCACCCATAAGTGTAAGCTAAC encodes the following:
- a CDS encoding acetamidase/formamidase family protein, with the translated sequence MSQQVTQELEVDEYTLGLVGPEQEWAGTVADGGTVRTHTPPACWGPMITPEFRGGHEVTKPIRVDGAAVGDAIAIRIRDIEVTSVATSTGSMAEREGAFGDDPFVDHKCPECGAKWPESVVEGTGEEAIRCAECGANASSFAFEYGITAVFDHDGEVGLTVDSEAAHGLAERADEAMALPENSRQHPILLYEPSEMPGTLGHLRPFLGNIGTTPPIELPDSHNAGDFGQFLIGADHDWGLDSEDELADRTDGHMDINAVREGAILLCPVKVDGGGIYVGDMHANQGDGELALHTTDVSGRAEFEVEVIEGLDIDGPVLLPNEEDLPHIAQPYTDEDVAAGEALGEEYGVDVETEMGPIQVVGSGATVNDATENAFDRAGALLDMSEGEVRTRCTFTGGVEIGRLPGVVQLTMLAPMDRLEARGLDHLVREQYDL
- a CDS encoding VanZ family protein — translated: MTVRLPLLPRWLRWSAVALVGGFIFYTSVVVAPPATPIDDVKLTLIPLDKWRHLVAYAALAGTLVYATTDWSLERRWTALTVVAVAVLYGIGIEVGQSFRPDRYLSLGDAYANAVGALLVTPWYLLRRYVTFVDVRSGLR
- the tgtA gene encoding tRNA guanosine(15) transglycosylase TgtA, whose product is MTNFEVRAYDAAGRLGELTVPRAGVTVETPTILPVVNPHVQTIEPSTLEAEFGAEILITNSYILHGSDDLRDPALDRGLHDLLDFSGAIMTDSGSFQLSEYGEIDVTTEEILRFQRDIGSDIGTPVDIPTPPDVEREQAEAELATTQERLERAVDADTGEMLVTAPVQGSTYPDLRERAARDAKSTGLDVFPLGAVVPLMNEYRYADLADVVAACKRGLGESGPVHLFGAGHPMMFAMAAALGCDLFDSAAYALYARDDRYLTVRGTEHLDDMEYFPCHCPVCTDHTPAELAGMAEKVRGELLARHNLHVTYGEIRTVRQAIRSGTLLELVDARARGHPTMLDGYRALLDHAEQLERTDRVSKGTFFHTSAESARRPEVLRHHERLDRFDIDADEVLLTEGGSNDRYDETWGVRPPFGPYPRELGDTYPLTAEVPDRTDRAAQEAAADGVARLVELHPDVSFTLVHDDWAATALERVPQRVRLRDLHARE
- the trmY gene encoding tRNA (pseudouridine(54)-N(1))-methyltransferase TrmY, with amino-acid sequence MRQFVVVGHDAPTAPEFSLDDLAGAAGRLDVLCRCVNSAFFLSHDIREDVRAHLVLADEYTVTFEGSDLRRLNPDERSTAALVRNALEEREEAIGHVPVETSPGVSLTRRGFEGTLEDAARDSTVVQLHEDGDPVVSVDPPANPLFVLSDHHDFTEDEAALLAERADERVSLGPKRLHADHAITVAHNYLDTDGFTDY
- a CDS encoding NUDIX hydrolase, translated to MSDDLAWETLAAETAYSCPGFDVVHEDVRLPDGSETDFDFLREGDSVVILPFTGDGDVVVIEEWRQAVHRLNRGLPAGSMEGYDDEPAAAVDRELREETGYEADSVSHLYTAEPANGYADSVFHYFVAEGCEPSAEQDLDFNESIRVETTAFDELVESVRSGDLRDGRSAVGVMYYALFER